Below is a genomic region from Streptomyces sp. NBC_00461.
CCCGCGAGGACGCAGAGTACCTGCGGCGCGAAGCCGTCCTGCCGCCCGAGCGCATCACCGCCGTCGAGACCGGCGCCTGCCCCCACACCGCGATCCGCGACGACATCTCCGCGAACCTGGAAGCCGTCGAGCAACTGGAAGCAACCCTCGACCCTCTCGACCTCGTACTCATCGAGTCGGGCGGCGACAACCTGACCGCCACCTTCTCCAAGGGCCTCGCCGACTTGCAGATCTTCGTCATCGACGTAGCCAGCGGCGACGACATCCCTCGCAAGGGCGGCCCCGGCATCACCACCGCCGATCTCCTCATCATCAACAAGACCGACCTCGCCCCGCACGTCGGCGCCGACCTGGACACCATGGCCGGCGACGCGAAACGACAGCGCGGCGACCTCCCCGTCACCTTCACCAGCCTCACCTGTGACAACGGCATCCGCGAAGTCGCCGACTGGGTCACCGGCCACCTCACCCAGTGGCGCGCCGGGGCAACCGTATGAGCCCCTCCCCCCAGCTCATCCCCGCTCGAACCACGTCCGGCCCCGGCCTTCCCCCATCTGGCGCCCAGGAGCCCGCCGGACACCCCGACGGCGTACTTGCCACGGCCCGGATCCGCGCCGCGCACAACGGACGCGTCACCACTCTCCCGCAACTGCATAGCGACGGCCCCTTCCACCTGCGGCGCCTGCGCACTCACGGCAACGCCACCACAGTGGGGATCATCGGCGCGATGAGCGCCCCGCTCGGTGGCGACCGGCTCACCCTCGACATCAGCGCCGAGGACCGGGCCGAGCTGGAGATCACCACGGCCGCCGCCACACTCGCCCTGCGCGGCCCCACCACCGACGCGGCCACCTACGACGTACGCCTCACCATCGGAGAACACGCCCGTCTGCGCTGGCTACCACAGCCCCTGATCAGCGCCGCCGGCAGCAACCTGCACCAGACATACACCGTCGAACTGGCCGCCACCTCACACCTGGTGCTGCGAGAAGAACAGCTCCTGGGCCGGGCCGGCGAGGAACCAGGCCACCTCGTCACCCGGATCCTGGTCCACCGCGCCGGACGCCCACTACTCGACCAGCACACGGCCTACGGGGCTCCAGAACCTGGCTGGGACGGCCCGGCCATCCTGAACGGACACCGCGCCGTCGGCCAACTCCTCATCGTGGATCCGCGCCTCGACGTCCGACGAGATGCCGTCCTGCTCGGCGAAGGCGCCGAAGACGGGTGCGCTGTCCTCGCACCATTGGCAGGCGGCCCGGCACTGCTCACCACCGCCGTCGCACCCACCGCTTCAATACTGCGACAACTGCTCGACGAAGCGCACGCACACGCTCTCGCCCCCTAGAGCCGGGCGGCCCACCGCGCCGACGGCCCAGAGCGGAGGCTCACTGAGGTGTGTCCGTGCAACACCAGGTGCCCAACGCCACGACGGCGTACATGCTGCCTCGCTCCCGAAAATCATCCGTTCGACGTAACTTGTCAGGAATCGGCGACGATACTCGGCCAGCATCGGAAGGATTCCCGAAGGGTTCTTTCCTGTGGCACCGATCTGGAGGTGTTCGTGACGAGCCGAGGCTTGATCATCGTGGATGTGCAGAAAGACTTCTGTGAGGGAGGCAGCGTGCCCGTCGCGGGAGGTGCGCGGATCGCCTCGACCATCGCGGACCTGGTGGAGCGCAGTGCGGAGCGTAACTATGAGTACGTCGTGGCTACCCGCGATCATCACATCGATCCGGGCAGCCACTTCTCCGAACACCCGGACTTCAAGGACAGCTTCCCCGTCCACTGCGTAGCCGGAGGCGAAGGCGGCGAGTTCCACCCTAACTTCGCCCCCGCCGTCACCAGCGGCAAGGTCGACGCCGTCTTCTTCAAAGGCGCGCACAGCGCCTCCAAGAGCGGCTTCGAAGGCGCCGACGAACAGGGCACCTCTCTGGCCGACTGGCTGCGTGAGCGCGGAGTGGAGGACGTCGACGTGGTAGGTATCGCCACCGACCACTGCGTACGCGCGACCGCGCTGGACGCGGTGAAGGCCGGCTTCCGGGCACGCGTACGCCTGGACTACACCGTCGGTGTCGCCCAGGACACCACGGCAGCCACCCTT
It encodes:
- the ureG gene encoding urease accessory protein UreG; the encoded protein is MHLDHSLPHEHTPSVSAARPDGSRRALRVGLGGPVGSGKTATVAALCRTLRDRWCIAVVTNDIYTREDAEYLRREAVLPPERITAVETGACPHTAIRDDISANLEAVEQLEATLDPLDLVLIESGGDNLTATFSKGLADLQIFVIDVASGDDIPRKGGPGITTADLLIINKTDLAPHVGADLDTMAGDAKRQRGDLPVTFTSLTCDNGIREVADWVTGHLTQWRAGATV
- a CDS encoding urease accessory protein UreD — protein: MSPSPQLIPARTTSGPGLPPSGAQEPAGHPDGVLATARIRAAHNGRVTTLPQLHSDGPFHLRRLRTHGNATTVGIIGAMSAPLGGDRLTLDISAEDRAELEITTAAATLALRGPTTDAATYDVRLTIGEHARLRWLPQPLISAAGSNLHQTYTVELAATSHLVLREEQLLGRAGEEPGHLVTRILVHRAGRPLLDQHTAYGAPEPGWDGPAILNGHRAVGQLLIVDPRLDVRRDAVLLGEGAEDGCAVLAPLAGGPALLTTAVAPTASILRQLLDEAHAHALAP
- a CDS encoding isochorismatase family protein, whose protein sequence is MFVTSRGLIIVDVQKDFCEGGSVPVAGGARIASTIADLVERSAERNYEYVVATRDHHIDPGSHFSEHPDFKDSFPVHCVAGGEGGEFHPNFAPAVTSGKVDAVFFKGAHSASKSGFEGADEQGTSLADWLRERGVEDVDVVGIATDHCVRATALDAVKAGFRARVRLDYTVGVAQDTTAATLEDFRQAGVTVSGRVPA